From the genome of Pararhizobium sp. A13, one region includes:
- a CDS encoding adenosylmethionine--8-amino-7-oxononanoate transaminase has product MNSPVWHPFTQHGLEPSMKRIVQTDGACLIEEDGSRILDAISSWWVITHGHRHPVIMKAIQAACENYDQIIFAEYTHEPAEDLARGLIEIAPAGLAHVFYSDSGSTCVEVALKMALGFFHNSGTPRRRICVMENGYHGDTIGTMSAGERGVFNQAYEPLLFGVDRLPFPAPGREQETLDAFELFCATGQVAALLIEPLILGAGGMRTYPASVLTELKRIAERHGALMIADEVMTGWGRAGSLFACEQAGVTPDILCTSKGLTGGALPLAATLCTAEIFDAHLSTDRRRTFFHSSSYTANPIACAAAVANLAVWNKEPVRERIGALERMQWERLQRFEDDPRFVNVRQVGTITALDLEVSTGGYLSEVGPRLRAFFRDRKLLIRPLGNVIYLMPPYCVAAAELDRAYDAIDEAAACFAAGRL; this is encoded by the coding sequence ATGAACTCACCCGTCTGGCACCCCTTCACCCAGCACGGGCTGGAACCGTCGATGAAGCGCATCGTACAAACGGATGGCGCCTGCCTGATCGAGGAAGACGGCTCGCGTATCCTCGATGCCATATCCTCCTGGTGGGTCATTACCCATGGTCACCGCCACCCCGTGATCATGAAGGCAATTCAGGCGGCATGCGAGAACTACGACCAGATCATCTTCGCCGAATACACCCATGAGCCCGCCGAGGACCTGGCGCGGGGGCTGATCGAGATCGCGCCCGCGGGGCTTGCGCATGTGTTCTATTCCGACAGCGGCTCGACCTGCGTCGAAGTCGCGCTGAAAATGGCGCTTGGTTTCTTCCATAATTCCGGCACGCCGCGCCGTCGCATCTGCGTCATGGAAAACGGCTATCACGGTGACACAATCGGCACGATGTCGGCCGGCGAACGCGGCGTCTTCAACCAGGCCTACGAGCCACTGCTGTTCGGCGTCGATCGCCTGCCGTTCCCGGCGCCCGGGCGCGAACAGGAAACGCTCGACGCTTTTGAACTTTTCTGCGCGACCGGTCAGGTGGCCGCGCTGCTGATCGAGCCGCTCATTCTCGGCGCCGGCGGCATGCGCACCTATCCGGCATCCGTCCTCACTGAGTTGAAGCGGATCGCTGAAAGGCATGGCGCCCTGATGATCGCCGACGAAGTGATGACCGGCTGGGGGCGCGCAGGCAGCCTGTTTGCCTGCGAGCAAGCGGGCGTGACGCCTGATATCCTGTGCACTTCCAAGGGGCTGACCGGCGGTGCGCTGCCGCTCGCGGCCACGCTCTGCACGGCCGAAATATTCGACGCGCACCTCTCGACGGATCGCCGCCGGACGTTTTTCCATTCGAGTTCCTATACCGCCAATCCGATCGCCTGCGCCGCCGCGGTTGCCAATCTGGCGGTCTGGAACAAGGAGCCGGTGCGCGAGCGGATCGGCGCGCTCGAGCGGATGCAATGGGAGCGGCTGCAGCGCTTCGAAGACGATCCGCGCTTCGTCAACGTTCGCCAAGTCGGCACGATCACCGCTCTTGATCTCGAGGTGTCGACGGGCGGCTATCTTTCTGAGGTTGGACCGCGGCTCAGGGCCTTCTTTCGCGACCGAAAACTGCTGATCCGGCCGTTGGGAAACGTGATCTATCTGATGCCACCTTATTGTGTCGCCGCCGCTGAGCTCGACCGGGCCTATGACGCGATCGACGAAGCGGCAGCGTGTTTTGCGGCGGGCCGGCTGTGA
- the bioD gene encoding dethiobiotin synthase — translation MRFVVTGTDTGIGKTVFSAALAAALGAAYWKPIQAGLDEETDCQTVSRLGRLPSERILPEAYRLRTPASPHLAARLDQVTIEPEMLTPPATGAPLIIEGAGGLLVPLTESQVFADVFARWRIPVILCARTGLGTINHTLLSLEALRSRSIPVFGIAFIGEEMAETQRIIAAMGQVRVLGRLPLLDPLTPERLQWAFRDHFPLSSFQERTA, via the coding sequence ATGCGCTTCGTCGTGACCGGCACGGATACGGGCATCGGCAAGACAGTTTTTTCGGCGGCGCTGGCTGCTGCACTCGGCGCCGCTTACTGGAAACCGATCCAAGCCGGGCTCGACGAAGAGACGGACTGCCAGACCGTCAGCCGGCTCGGGCGTCTTCCTTCCGAACGCATTCTACCGGAAGCCTACCGGCTCCGGACACCCGCGTCGCCGCATCTTGCGGCGCGGCTCGACCAGGTGACGATCGAGCCTGAGATGCTGACGCCGCCCGCGACAGGCGCCCCGCTCATCATCGAGGGCGCCGGCGGCCTGTTGGTGCCGCTGACGGAAAGCCAAGTGTTCGCCGATGTCTTTGCGCGCTGGCGCATCCCCGTCATTCTCTGCGCACGCACGGGGCTCGGCACGATCAACCACACGCTGCTGTCGCTCGAAGCGCTGCGCAGCCGCTCGATTCCGGTGTTCGGCATCGCCTTTATCGGCGAAGAGATGGCCGAAACGCAGCGGATCATCGCCGCGATGGGACAGGTGCGGGTGCTCGGCCGTCTGCCGTTGCTTGATCCGCTGACGCCTGAGCGGTTGCAGTGGGCCTTTCGCGACCATTTCCCTCTTTCATCCTTCCAGGAGAGGACGGCATGA
- a CDS encoding 8-amino-7-oxononanoate synthase, whose product MTPTRLARHEATLAGLERKERLRTLMARDGVDFSSNDYLGFAGSTRLATAVTAALQRNVPVGAGGSRLLRGNHPEHEALEAEAAAFFGAERVLYFSTGYAANAALFSTLPQRGDLIVHDALVHASAHEGIKASRAQAVPAAHNDVAAFEEAIIRWRQGGGTGHPWIAVESLYSMDGDRAPLAALAALAERHDGFLVIDEAHATGVFGTSGRGLAADLENRRNVIVLHTCGKALGVSGALLGASTTLCDYLVNRARGFIYSTAPSPLMAATVREALRMLVDEPQRRADFDALRAFANTELAAKLGVAGSGSQILPVLIGDNGQAVRIAARMRAEGFDIRAIRPPTVPEGTARLRIAITLNVDMPTITRMFTRLAAIMGEEKL is encoded by the coding sequence ATGACGCCGACGCGGCTCGCGCGTCATGAAGCGACGCTGGCGGGGTTGGAGCGAAAGGAAAGGCTCCGGACCCTGATGGCGCGCGACGGGGTCGATTTCAGTTCGAACGACTATCTAGGCTTCGCCGGTTCGACGCGCCTGGCGACGGCGGTCACTGCCGCGCTTCAGCGCAATGTGCCCGTCGGTGCCGGCGGCTCGCGCCTGTTGCGCGGCAACCACCCGGAACACGAGGCGCTGGAGGCGGAGGCTGCTGCCTTTTTCGGGGCCGAGCGCGTCCTTTATTTTAGCACCGGCTATGCCGCCAACGCGGCGCTTTTCTCAACCTTGCCACAGCGCGGCGATCTTATCGTGCATGACGCGCTGGTGCATGCCAGCGCGCACGAGGGAATAAAGGCGAGCCGGGCACAGGCGGTGCCGGCAGCGCACAACGATGTCGCGGCGTTCGAAGAGGCGATCATCCGCTGGCGGCAGGGCGGCGGTACCGGCCATCCTTGGATCGCCGTCGAAAGCCTCTATTCGATGGACGGCGACCGCGCACCACTCGCTGCGCTTGCAGCACTTGCCGAAAGGCATGACGGATTTCTGGTGATCGACGAGGCGCATGCGACCGGCGTCTTCGGCACCAGTGGCCGTGGTCTGGCCGCTGATCTTGAGAACCGGAGGAATGTTATCGTGCTGCACACGTGCGGCAAGGCGCTTGGGGTCTCCGGTGCGCTGCTCGGGGCGAGCACAACGCTCTGCGACTATCTGGTCAACCGGGCGCGCGGCTTCATCTATTCGACCGCGCCGTCGCCGCTGATGGCAGCGACCGTGCGTGAAGCGCTGCGAATGCTCGTGGATGAACCCCAGCGGCGCGCGGATTTCGACGCGCTGCGCGCCTTTGCCAACACGGAACTTGCCGCAAAGCTCGGGGTGGCGGGCAGCGGCTCGCAGATCCTGCCTGTGCTGATCGGCGACAATGGCCAGGCAGTGCGGATTGCCGCACGCATGCGGGCCGAAGGCTTCGACATCCGGGCCATTCGCCCGCCGACCGTTCCTGAAGGCACGGCACGGCTCAGGATCGCGATCACGCTCAACGTCGACATGCCGACGATTACACGCATGTTCACCCGGCTGGCGGCGATCATGGGAGAGGAGAAGCTGTGA
- the bioB gene encoding biotin synthase BioB yields the protein MSLAQAKIIYNSPFNDLLFRAQTVHRANFDPNAVQMSRLLSIKTGGCAEDCGYCSQSAHSPTGLKASKLMMVEKVVAEARKAKAEGATRYCMGAAWRSPKDRDMETLVAMVASVKALGMETCMTLGMLSPPQAGALAEAGLDYYNHNIDTSEEFYSEIITTRTFADRLETLSNVREAGMKVCAGGILGMGETTDDRISMLVTLATLPEPPESVPINMLIPIPGSRLADAEPVDPIEFVRTIALARILMPRSHVRLSAGRTQMSDEMQALCFFAGANSIFAGDTLLTTENPGEDHDTALFRRLGLKPMELEPAE from the coding sequence ATGTCTCTCGCTCAGGCGAAAATTATCTATAATTCTCCGTTCAACGATCTGTTGTTCCGGGCGCAGACAGTTCACCGGGCGAATTTCGATCCCAACGCCGTGCAGATGAGCCGGTTGCTGTCGATCAAGACCGGCGGCTGCGCCGAGGATTGCGGCTATTGCAGCCAGTCGGCGCATTCTCCGACAGGCCTCAAGGCGTCCAAGCTGATGATGGTCGAAAAGGTTGTCGCCGAAGCGCGCAAGGCCAAGGCCGAAGGGGCCACCCGCTATTGCATGGGCGCCGCCTGGCGCAGTCCGAAGGACCGTGACATGGAAACGCTGGTCGCGATGGTCGCAAGCGTCAAGGCGCTCGGCATGGAAACCTGCATGACGCTCGGCATGCTATCGCCTCCCCAGGCCGGCGCGCTGGCCGAGGCTGGCCTCGACTATTACAACCACAATATCGATACGTCGGAAGAATTCTATTCTGAAATCATTACCACCCGCACGTTCGCCGACCGGCTGGAGACGCTCTCCAATGTGCGCGAGGCAGGCATGAAGGTTTGCGCCGGCGGCATTCTCGGCATGGGCGAGACGACGGACGACCGCATCTCCATGCTGGTGACCCTCGCCACTCTGCCGGAGCCGCCCGAAAGCGTGCCGATCAACATGCTGATCCCAATCCCAGGCTCCAGGCTCGCCGATGCAGAGCCGGTCGATCCGATCGAATTTGTCAGGACCATCGCGCTTGCCCGCATCCTGATGCCGCGTTCCCATGTACGGCTGTCGGCCGGGCGCACGCAGATGAGTGACGAAATGCAGGCGCTCTGTTTCTTCGCCGGCGCGAATTCGATCTTTGCCGGCGATACACTGCTCACCACCGAAAATCCAGGCGAGGACCATGACACGGCACTCTTCCGCCGTCTCGGTTTGAAGCCGATGGAGCTGGAGCCGGCTGAATGA
- a CDS encoding GntR family transcriptional regulator, whose translation MTSISEDTIASRISRILADRIVTGQLDPGTKLRQDHIAEEFGTSHVPVREAFRRLEAQGLAVSEPRRGVRVASFDLEEVREVAQMRAALEVLALRHAAPHLTPSILDLAELATVAGDNSRDVRSWEEANRRFHSLILAPCGMPRLLAAINDLHAASARFLFASWRSEWEVRTDHDHRAILTFLRQGNVENAAAVLERHVQWIGQKPVRNASGTTRDVFAIVG comes from the coding sequence ATGACCTCGATCAGCGAAGACACGATTGCCAGCCGCATCAGCCGCATCCTTGCAGACAGGATCGTGACCGGACAACTGGATCCGGGCACGAAGCTGCGGCAGGATCATATTGCCGAGGAGTTCGGAACGAGCCATGTGCCCGTGCGCGAAGCGTTCCGACGGCTGGAGGCGCAAGGGCTGGCGGTCAGCGAGCCGCGCCGTGGCGTGCGGGTCGCGTCCTTTGATCTTGAGGAGGTCCGCGAAGTCGCGCAAATGCGCGCAGCACTCGAGGTGCTGGCGCTTCGCCACGCAGCACCGCACCTCACGCCATCGATCCTCGATCTCGCCGAATTGGCGACGGTCGCTGGCGACAATTCCCGCGACGTTCGATCCTGGGAGGAGGCGAACCGGCGTTTTCATAGCCTGATCCTCGCGCCCTGTGGCATGCCGCGCCTGCTTGCCGCGATCAACGATCTGCATGCCGCCAGCGCCCGCTTCCTGTTCGCCAGCTGGCGCTCGGAATGGGAAGTCCGTACCGACCATGACCATCGCGCGATCCTGACGTTTCTGCGTCAGGGCAATGTCGAGAACGCCGCCGCCGTTCTCGAACGCCACGTGCAATGGATCGGGCAAAAACCCGTCCGGAATGCCTCCGGAACGACGCGCGACGTCTTCGCGATCGTCGGCTGA